In Xenorhabdus griffiniae, the genomic window TACCACCCTACTTGATTTTATTATAAACACAATACGTAATTCCACACCCCTGGATGCACTTTTGTACACTGAGCTAAACAGCTTGCCCATGCTGAACTGGCTGGAGGAAACATTGAGCAAGTCATGGCATACGTCTGTATTGAAGCTAAAAGAGTAGAGCCTGCCAACAGGCAAAGAATAATGAACTTTTTCATTTTACTCACCCCATTTCACTGACAACAACAAAAACCAATTAACCTATTAAACCTATTTTCACCCAACAACAAGTGAATAATGCTTAACAATTAGTTAGCCTCTGAAACTAAAGTCAATATTTCTTTACCCATTCCCTGAGTGGCTACAGGAATAACCCATGCTGCCACCCGTTCTCATCGCGTACCCAACGCCCACGGGCTGGTGACATTTTTGTTTTCACCGTACATTCACAGCGCAATTTTTTAAACGTCGAATCCAATCACTTTGATATGAGCTTTCGAGAAAGTCAGTTATAAAAGGACAAGTTGTTGCCCTTACCTTGAATAATTCAGGTATCCGTGATACTGCACGGACATTGCATATCAGCATTAATGCCGTCGTCCGCGTTTAAAAAACTCAACCCATGGGATGTAACCACACTCCCATTGGATAATCTGGAAATTCAGCATATCTGTGAAGTTGATGAAATCTGGTCATTAATAGTCGGAGTCAGAATACTTTGAAAAAACCACGGAAAAAATTATACCGATTTAATGTCGTTTTTTGGTGTACGGATAATTTCAGTGCTTACAACATATTATCGGTAAATAAACACCTCATCGGAAAAACTTTTACACAACGTATTGAACGTGAAAATCTCACTCTCCGTACTCGAACTGTAAAAGCACTGGGTTACTCAAAGTCAGTTGCAATGCATGATAAAGTCATTGGTACCTTCATTGAACGAAAATATTATATTTAACCCTAATCGACGGATTGAATACATGACCAACAAATTAGCCCCTGAATAATCAGAGGCTTTCTTATTTTATTGGGCTATTTGGTCTTATAATGCGCTTCTGCATCAGCAAAACGCTGTTGTGTTGCCTGACTTGGCGCTTTTCCTAGTAAGCTCACCACAATAATAGCAATCGTCGCGAAGATAAAGCCTGGAATAATTTCATACAGGGAAAACCAGCGGTACTCCATCCAAACCAGTACAGTGATAGCGCCTACCAACATACCAGCCAGCGCACCGTTACGAGTCATACGCTTCCAGAGCACTGACATCAGTACCACAGGGCCAAATGCTGCACCAAATCCTGCCCAGGCATTACTCGCCAGTGCTAGCACCTTATTATTCGGGTTAGTTGCAATTACAATTGCGATAGCTGCTACCAGCAGTACCATCATACGCCCCACCCATACCAATTCTTTCTGGCTAGCCTTGGTACGGATAAATGCTTTATACAGATCTTCCGTTAGTGCACTAGAACAAACCAATAGCTGACAACTTAAGGTGCTCATAACCGCAGCCAATACAGCAGATAACAATATACCCGTGAGCCATGGATTGAACAAAATGACAGCCAGTTCTATAAAAATGCGCTCACGGTTTTGCGATACAGCAGCAGCCTGTCCTGGATATAATTCAAAATACGCAATGCCAAAGAAACCCACTGCCACGGTTCCTCCTAAACATAACAGCATCCACGTCATACTAATACGGCGAGCCTTATGAATAGTCTGGTGGGAATCTGCCGCCATAAAACGTGCCAAAATATGCGGTTGGCCAAAATAACCGAAACCCCAGCCCAACAAGGAAATAATGGCAATGATATTCAGCCCCTTGAACATATCCAAGTAAGCCGGATCTTTGGCTTCAATGATATTGATTGCTGTATCAACACCTCCCACTTTAAGCAAGATCAGCACCGGCACCAAAATCAAGGCAAAAATCATCAAAGTTGCCTGAACTGTATCCGTCCAACTCACAGCCAAAAAGCCGCCGAGGAAGGTATAGGCAATTGTCGCCAATGCTCCTAGCCAGATAGCCTTTTCGTAGCTGATGCCGAACGTGTTTTCAAACAATAATCCACCAGCTACAACCCCCGATGCACAATAAATGGTGAAGAAAATCAGAATAACCAGGGCGGAAATAATACGCAGAATTTTACTTCGGTCTTCAAAACGATGGGTAAAATAGTCTGGTAAAGTTAATGCGTTATTATTTATCTCAGTATGCACACGCAATCTGCCTGCTACCCAACGCCAGTTCAAATATGCACCCAGCAAACAGCCCAATGCGATCCAACTTTCTGAAATACCAGAGAAAAAGATCACCCCCGGCAATCCCATCAATAACCAGCCACTCATATCAGAAGCGCCAGCAGATAATGCGGTTACCACACTACCTAATTTCCGTCCACCCAATATGTAATCATCAAAATTCTTGGTGGAACGATAAGCCGCAAAACCTATCAACAACATCCCTGCGATATAGATAATGAAGGTAATGAGCATTGGTGAATTTACTGTCATGCAGGTTCTTCTCCATAGTGTTTTTATAAATTATGTCTCTGCAAATGAGTTATTTACGTAAATAATGTCATCTATGCTTGAAGTACCTTTAAGTGATACCTCATCTTCTTTACCAGGCTGTAACAAGTTGTACCTGAAGATGCCATTAGTTTTCATATGTACTATTTATGCTTGTAATTATTCTAAAATTACATTCTATCCTAATTTAGCTAAAACATTTTTAACAACTAATTAACTGCATTTTTATAAAAAACGTTTGCTAAATCACATTTATCACTCCAGAAGTTGTACCTGAAATTGAATAACTGGTTATACCAAAAACTTGCACGATAAAAATAAAGTTAATAAATATCAATAATATACATAAAAATCAATAATAAGTTTCTCTGAAAAAATAATGAAAACACGATTAATTTCACAAATTTAGAATAACCGCTTTTAACAAAGTTGCACAAAGTTGCAACATGAAAGATATTGTTATGTAACTTGTTATAGTCTTACCTATTAAGGAGTGAAAATGGGTAGTACCACTATGGGTGTAAAGCTCGATGAAGCAACGCGTAATCGAATCAAAGCCGCAGCACAACGAATTGAACGCACACCACACTGGCTAATTAAGCAAGCCATTTTTAATTATCTTGAACGTCTGGAGAATGAGGGAAAGCTCCCAGAAATATCAGCAGGTCAGGATAACAAAGAAGAAATGATTTCCGAAGTAGAATCACAGATTGAGGCGCCTTATCAACCATTTCTGGATTTTGCCGAACATATTTTGCCCCAATCGGTGAAACGTTCTGCAATTACTGCGGCCTATCGCCTCCCCGAAACTCAAGCGGTTCCTATGCTGCTGCAACGCGCACAGCTATCAGAGGAGCAAGCGAAGGCAGCTCATAAACTCGCCTATTCTATTGCCGAAAAGCTGCGTCAACAAAAACAGGGTATTGGCCGCTCAGGTTTGGTTCAGGGATTACTGCAAGAGTTTTCACTTTCTTCACAAGAAGGTGTGGCATTGATGTGCCTCGCCGAAGCCTTGTTACGTATCCCCGACAAAGCCACCCGTGATGCCTTGATCCGCGATAAAATCAGCAACGGCAACTGGCACTCTCATTTAGGCCAAAGCCCCTCCATGTTTGTCAATGCGGCAACGTGGGGGTTGTTGTTCACTGGTAAGCTGGTGTCCACCCATAATGAAGCCAAGTTATCCAAATCCTTAAACCGTATTATCAGCAAAAGCGGCGAGCCGCTGGTACGCAAGGGTGTGGATATGGCGATGCGCCTGATGGGTGAGCAATTTGTGACGGGAGAAACCATTGCCCAAGCTCTTGCTAATGCGCGCAAGTTGGAGGAAAAAGGCTTCCGTTATTCTTATGACATGCTCGGCGAAGCCGCATTAACCGAAGAAGATGCGCAAGCTTATATGGTTTCCTATCAGCAAGCGATCCACGCCATTGGCAAGGCATCAAATGGCCGTGGTATTTATGAGGGGCCAGGCATTTCCATCAAACTTTCTGCCCTGCACCCGCGTTACAGCCGTGCTCAATACGAACGTGTTATTGAGGAACTCTATCCTCGTCTGCTTTCCCTAACCTTACAGGCTCGCCAATACGATATCGGTATCAATATTGATGCTGAGGAAGCCGATCGTCTGGAAATTTCCCTCGATTTGCTGGAAAAATTGTGTTTCGAGCCAAAATTGGAAGGCTGGAACGGTATTGGTTTTGTCATTCAGGCTTACCAGAAACGCTGTCCTTTCGTCATTGACAGCATTATTGATTTGGCACAACGCAGTCGTCACAGATTGATGATCCGGCTGGTGAAAGGGGCTTATTGGGATAGTGAAATTAAACGTGCTCAAATCGATGGTCTGGAAGATTATCCGGTCTATACCCGTAAGGTGTATACCGACGTTTCTTACCTTGCCTGTGCCCGCAAACTGCTCGCTGTCCCTAATCTGATCTATCCACAATTTGCTACCCATAACGCACATACTTTATCCGCCATTTATCACCTGGCCGGGCAAAACTATTATCCGGGACAATATGAATTCCAATGTCTGCATGGCATGGGGGAGCCGCTTTATGAGCATGTTGTCGGCAAAATTTCAGAAGGTAAACTCAATCGTCCATGCCGTATTTACGCTCCTGTAGGCACACACGAAACACTACTGGCTTATTTGGTGCGCCGTTTGCTGGAAAATGGGGCTAATACGTCGTTTGTTAATCGCATTGCTGATACGTCACTACCGATTGATGAACTGGTCTCTGATCCGGTAAAAATTGTACAGGAATTAGCCCAAAACGAAGGGCAAATCGGCCTGTCGCATCCCAAAATCCCTCTGCCACGTGATTTATACGGCAAAAACCGTGTTAATTCATTGGGATTAGATCTCTCCAATGAACATCGTTTAGCTTCTCTTTCCAGCGCCCTGCTCAGTTCTTCAATAGAAACGTGGAACAGCGAACCCTTGTTAGGTGGTGATTACCAACCGACAGGAGAACTGCCTGCAACTAAGCCGGTGAATAATCCCGCCATAAATGCCGACATTGTGGGTTATGTTCGTGAAGCCACTGAACAAGAAGTCAGCCACGCGCTGGATGTGGCTACCGATGCCGGCGCAATTTGGTTTGCCACTCCCCCTTCAGAACGGGCCGCAATTTTAGTGCGTGCAGCGGAGTTGATGGAAAATGACCTGCAATCTTTACTCGGTATTCTGGTTCGTGAAGCGGGTAAAACATTCAACAATGCAATTGCCGAAGTGCGCGAAGCCGTAGATTTTCTCCATTATTACGCGAGTCAGGTTCGCCAAGATTTCGCTAATGATACCCACCGCCCACTGGGACCTGTTGTGTGTATCAGCCCGTGGAACTTCCCGCTGGCAATTTTCACCGGCCAAATTGCCGCTGCATTGGCAGCAGGTAATAGTGTTCTGGCAAAACCCGCAGAGCAAACGCCACTTATTGCCGCCGTTGCGGTAAAAATATTGCACCAAGCGGGCATTCCTCGCGATGTGCTGCAACTACTGCCCGGACAAGGGGAAACGGTGGGAGCGCTGCTGGTTGGTGATGAACGTGTACGCGGTGTGATGTTTACCGGCTCTACCGCAGTTGCCAGCTTGTTACAACGCAATATTGCTGGCCGTCTTGATGCACAAGGGCGCCCGACACCGTTAATCGCAGAAACCGGTGGTCTGAATGCCATGATCGTCGATTCTTCCGCTTTGACCGAGCAAGTTGTTACCGATGTCATTGCTTCTGCTTTTGACAGTGCAGGCCAGCGCTGTTCAGCCTTGCGTATCCTGTGCGTTCAGGAAGATGTCGCTGAAAGGACTATCGCTATGCTGAAAGGAGCGATGGCTGAATGCCGGATGGGTAATACTGAGCACTTATTCACAGATATTGGCCCTGTCATTGATGCAGAAGCAAAAGCGGGTATCGAACGTCATATCCAAACCATGCGTAGCAAAGGTCGGACGATTTATCAGGCGGCATATGAAAATGCCACCGATAGCCAGGAGTGGTCACAAGGCACTTTCGTCAAACCAACGCTTATCGAGTTGGAAAGCTTCGACGAATTGAAAAAAGAAATTTTCGGGCCAGTCCTGCATGTTGTCCGTTTTAAACGTAATGAGTTGGATAAACTGCTGGATCAGATCAACGCTACGGGTTATGGCTTGACGCTGGGGATCCACACTCGTATCGATGAAACCATCGCCCAAGTCACAGGCAAAGCAAAAGTCGGCAACATATATGTCAACCGCAATATGGTTGGTGCCGTCGTTGGCGTGCAGCCATTTGGTGGCGAAGGTTTATCAGGCACAGGGCCAAAAGCCGGTGGGCCGCTGTATTTGTATCGCTTACTGTCACAACGCCCTCTCAATGCCGCCAGCCAAACCCTGGAGCGACAGGATACAGAGTATGAACTTGATGCCAAAGCCCGTGTTGATCTGCACACGCCTTTCTACAAACTGGCAGATTGGGCAACCGAACAAAATAATGAAGCATTATCCCAGGTGATTCAGGAATACAGTTTACTGGCACAAGGTGGAACAATACGCTTATTACCAGGACCAACCGGAGAGCGTAATACTTATACCCTATTACCACGTGGTTATGTTCTTTGCCTTGCAGACAACGAACAGGATGCATTGGTGCAATTAGCCGCAGTACTCTCTGTCGGTTGTCAGGCTCTTTGGGAGAAAGATGAACTGCATCAAGGGCTACAACGCCAGTTACCGAATGAAATTCACCAACATATCCATTGGGTTAATGATTGGCAGCATGAAGAAACAGCGATGGCAGCGGTTATTTATCATGGCGATTGCGATCAATTGCGCCGAGTATGTGAAGTGATTGCCCAACGTAAAGGGCCGATTATCTCCGTCCAGGGTTTTGCCCGTGGTGAAACTAATTTGCTGCTAGAGCGCTTACTGCATGAACGTTCATTAAGTGTTAATACGGCGGCAGCAGGCGGTAATGCGAGCTTGATGACAATTGGTTAATATCATTCGGGTAGCGTAATTTTTTTGTTGGAGCATTTATTTAGTACCCCAAATTCTGTTTAAGCCATCACTGGAAAATCCGCTTCTGAGTAGAAAACTTTCAGTGATGGTTCATTAATACGTTATTTGTGTGCAGCAGATCATCCAGAGAAGATATTTCGTTGGTAAATCTGAAAAAATGCAGGTATGGCAACCAGCGGAGATTTGGCTATCCAGCCATGACCCCGCTGTTTTTTAAATCAAAATAGTCTCGATGTTCTGGAAAAATAATGAAATTATAAGTCAGGGAAATATTGGGGAATAGCAATTGGTTACCATTCTTAAAAATTGCACTTATTATATGAATGCAAGATTTATTATAAATACATAGAGGGGAATGCGATTACTACGCATTCCCCTCTGAAATCGTTTCAATTTGACAACATTATCTATCGGTATAATTAATCAATGACCGTTCTGTTGCCAACTCAGATATTGTTCATATTTACGCAGTGCAATATTGTAATTGCTGAAAGCAGATTGGGATAATTTTTCGCTGAGTTTTTCCTGAATTTTTTCTGTGGTAAATTCACTGGTCGGATAATTACTTGAAGTCAGCAATTCATCCAAACGCCTTAAACGAACCACATACTCACGCACAGTACTGTGACTCATCTCCGTTTGCTCAAACAGATACTGTTTAAATGACATAATGTCGAAATAATCAGTCTGGCTATTGCAATAAATTTCACTACAAAAGCGGCACAACGCCACGAATTTACCCTGCAATTCATTCCAGGTTTTGTCATCCACCAACTCAGTCATCTCAGAAATCGCTTCTTTATTGATGACCTGACCGTTAAAAACCAGCGAAATACGGTCAAGGGTTTTATGACAGTGCAGACAATGAGTCTGGCTGTGTTTATAATCTTTGATATAACGGCTAAGAGGCCGTTTCTTTTGTGTTGTAATAGACATAAGAGATAAAGCCCTGTGTATAGTCTTAACAAAAAAAACAAACAAGCAAAAAGTTACTTCTCTGGATTCAAGCGCGCCCTCAACCTTTTTATTGCCTGGCTGTGAAGCTGACTTACGCGGGATTCTCCCACATTAAGCACCGCGCCGATCTCTTTAAGATTCAGTTCTTCCTGATAGTACAACGTAAGAACCATCTTTTCCCGTTCAGGTAACGATTCTATGACCTCGATAACCCGCTGACGAAGATCACCTTCCAGTAATTGTTGCAGAGGGTTTGCCTCATGCTCCTCCTCAATCACTGGTTCACAGCTTTCACCGTGAATTTCGTGCCATTCGTCATAAGAAAACAGTTGACTGTTATTCGTGTCTAACAGTATTTGCCGATATTCTATCAGATTAATCTTTAATTCTTTAGCAACTTCCTGCTCACTGGCTGGACGGCCTAACTCTTGCTCAAGTTTACGGATGGTCTGCGTGACTTCACGTGCGTTACGCCGCACACTACGCGGAGCCCAATCACGGCTCCTCAACTCATCCAACATTGCACCTCTGATGCGCTGTACCGCATAGGTGGTAAAGGCGGTTCCCTGCATGGAATCAAACCGCTCCACTGCATTCAGTAAGCCTATGCCACCGGCCTGAAGTAAGTCATCGAGTTCTACGTTGGCAGGCAATCTGACCTGTAGCCTCAATGCTTCATGGCGAACTAGTGGTACATAGCGCTTCCAGAGGCTATTTTTGTCCATCACGCCTTCGGCGGTATACAAATCGCTCACAACAACAGACACCTTTGGATAAGAGACTGGATACCATTATCCAATCCCCTAATCGGTACAATCGTTGGAACAATGAAGTAAAAGCACTTCTTTTTCACCTATGCGAAATTTTTGCTGTCCGCCCAAATGCATAATCAGTTTCAGGCTGTCCTTGACGATCTTGCTAAAAACACTCACTCAACACTAAAAAATAAGGATCGGCGAACCGATCCTTATTTTATAAGCGTTGTTTATGCAGGTTGCCCTGCATAATTGCCTAACGGGTAAATAAAAATTAACGCAGCAGAGACAGAACGGTTTGTGGAACCTGGTTCGCTTGTGCCAGAACAGAAGTACCCGCCTGTTGCAGGATGTTACCACGGCTCATATTGGAAACTTCAGTTGCGTAGTCAGCGTCTTGGATACGACTTCTTGCTGCTTCCAGGTTGTTAACAGTGTTGTTCAGGTTGTTAACAGTGGATTCCAGACGGTTTTGAACTGCACCTAAGGAGCTGCGCAGGCTGTCAACTTTAGACAAAGCTTCGTCTATTTTAGTCAATGGCTTTTCTGTAGCTGGTTGCCCTGCTGCTTGTGCTTTTTCAAGAGATTTTTGTGCTGTATCAAGCTTTCCTTGTGCAGTAGCTTTGTCAGCGGGAGATGCGGCTGCTAATTCTTTCTCAGCGTTTTTTACTTTTTCTTCTTCTGCCTTTACTGCTGCTTTCTGTGCATCAGTTTGTTCGAGTGCAACTCTAAACTCACCCAGACCTAGTTCTCCTTTATCAATTTTTTTCAAGTCAATCTTGATAATTTCACCATCATTAGCACCAACCTGAACCTTCATTTCAGTTACTTCGCCACTCAATACCTTCACGCCATTGAACTGAGTTTGTTCAGATATACGGTCAATTTCCGCCAGACGCTGAGTAACTTCTTCCTGGATGGATTTCTTGTCACTTTCAGAGTTTGTACCATTTGTAGACTGAACAGTCAGTTCACGGATACGTTGCAGGTTGTTATTGATTTCGTTCAAAGCACCTTCGGTAGTCTGGGCAATGGAGATACCGTCGTTAGCGTTACGGGCAGCTTGATTCAGACCTTTAACGTTAGCAGTAAAACGGTTAGCGATCGCTTGACCAGCAGCGTCATCCTTCGCGCTGTTAATACGTAAACCAGAAGACAGACGTTCAATAGCAGTACCCAGAGTACCTTTAGATCTGGTCAGGTTATTTTGCGCCAGCAGAGAGGAGTAGTTAGTATTAATGACTGATGCCATAGTAGAGTTCCTTTTAAAATCAAGTCGATATAATTAGTTTGAGCCTTTTGCTCACGGTGTTCATCACCGCCAACAGTTTTATCGGCCCCTTCAAAAGAACCTTTAATATTTCTTGAAAAAACTTTTTTATTTTTTTCTCACTTTTCCCCGATAACCCAAATAGCGCCTGTTCTCACCAATTATTCCATCCATCAAAAAAATCATTTTGTCAGTAAACTTTTCGCAAATTAGTCCGATAACACACCCAGTGATGCTTTTTATTAAAAGGAGTCAATATGGCTAGCATTTCTTCGATAGGAATCGGATCTGGAATAGATCCAAAATTACTGGATCAACTTGAAGCAAATGAAAAAAAACGCTTAGAACCACTAACACAGCAACAAACCAGCTATAAAGCTAAACTTACCGGTTTTGGTACGTTAAAAGGCAGTTT contains:
- the putP gene encoding sodium/proline symporter PutP yields the protein MTVNSPMLITFIIYIAGMLLIGFAAYRSTKNFDDYILGGRKLGSVVTALSAGASDMSGWLLMGLPGVIFFSGISESWIALGCLLGAYLNWRWVAGRLRVHTEINNNALTLPDYFTHRFEDRSKILRIISALVILIFFTIYCASGVVAGGLLFENTFGISYEKAIWLGALATIAYTFLGGFLAVSWTDTVQATLMIFALILVPVLILLKVGGVDTAINIIEAKDPAYLDMFKGLNIIAIISLLGWGFGYFGQPHILARFMAADSHQTIHKARRISMTWMLLCLGGTVAVGFFGIAYFELYPGQAAAVSQNRERIFIELAVILFNPWLTGILLSAVLAAVMSTLSCQLLVCSSALTEDLYKAFIRTKASQKELVWVGRMMVLLVAAIAIVIATNPNNKVLALASNAWAGFGAAFGPVVLMSVLWKRMTRNGALAGMLVGAITVLVWMEYRWFSLYEIIPGFIFATIAIIVVSLLGKAPSQATQQRFADAEAHYKTK
- the putA gene encoding trifunctional transcriptional regulator/proline dehydrogenase/L-glutamate gamma-semialdehyde dehydrogenase, producing MGSTTMGVKLDEATRNRIKAAAQRIERTPHWLIKQAIFNYLERLENEGKLPEISAGQDNKEEMISEVESQIEAPYQPFLDFAEHILPQSVKRSAITAAYRLPETQAVPMLLQRAQLSEEQAKAAHKLAYSIAEKLRQQKQGIGRSGLVQGLLQEFSLSSQEGVALMCLAEALLRIPDKATRDALIRDKISNGNWHSHLGQSPSMFVNAATWGLLFTGKLVSTHNEAKLSKSLNRIISKSGEPLVRKGVDMAMRLMGEQFVTGETIAQALANARKLEEKGFRYSYDMLGEAALTEEDAQAYMVSYQQAIHAIGKASNGRGIYEGPGISIKLSALHPRYSRAQYERVIEELYPRLLSLTLQARQYDIGINIDAEEADRLEISLDLLEKLCFEPKLEGWNGIGFVIQAYQKRCPFVIDSIIDLAQRSRHRLMIRLVKGAYWDSEIKRAQIDGLEDYPVYTRKVYTDVSYLACARKLLAVPNLIYPQFATHNAHTLSAIYHLAGQNYYPGQYEFQCLHGMGEPLYEHVVGKISEGKLNRPCRIYAPVGTHETLLAYLVRRLLENGANTSFVNRIADTSLPIDELVSDPVKIVQELAQNEGQIGLSHPKIPLPRDLYGKNRVNSLGLDLSNEHRLASLSSALLSSSIETWNSEPLLGGDYQPTGELPATKPVNNPAINADIVGYVREATEQEVSHALDVATDAGAIWFATPPSERAAILVRAAELMENDLQSLLGILVREAGKTFNNAIAEVREAVDFLHYYASQVRQDFANDTHRPLGPVVCISPWNFPLAIFTGQIAAALAAGNSVLAKPAEQTPLIAAVAVKILHQAGIPRDVLQLLPGQGETVGALLVGDERVRGVMFTGSTAVASLLQRNIAGRLDAQGRPTPLIAETGGLNAMIVDSSALTEQVVTDVIASAFDSAGQRCSALRILCVQEDVAERTIAMLKGAMAECRMGNTEHLFTDIGPVIDAEAKAGIERHIQTMRSKGRTIYQAAYENATDSQEWSQGTFVKPTLIELESFDELKKEIFGPVLHVVRFKRNELDKLLDQINATGYGLTLGIHTRIDETIAQVTGKAKVGNIYVNRNMVGAVVGVQPFGGEGLSGTGPKAGGPLYLYRLLSQRPLNAASQTLERQDTEYELDAKARVDLHTPFYKLADWATEQNNEALSQVIQEYSLLAQGGTIRLLPGPTGERNTYTLLPRGYVLCLADNEQDALVQLAAVLSVGCQALWEKDELHQGLQRQLPNEIHQHIHWVNDWQHEETAMAAVIYHGDCDQLRRVCEVIAQRKGPIISVQGFARGETNLLLERLLHERSLSVNTAAAGGNASLMTIG
- the fliZ gene encoding flagella biosynthesis regulatory protein FliZ, which gives rise to MSITTQKKRPLSRYIKDYKHSQTHCLHCHKTLDRISLVFNGQVINKEAISEMTELVDDKTWNELQGKFVALCRFCSEIYCNSQTDYFDIMSFKQYLFEQTEMSHSTVREYVVRLRRLDELLTSSNYPTSEFTTEKIQEKLSEKLSQSAFSNYNIALRKYEQYLSWQQNGH
- a CDS encoding RNA polymerase sigma factor FliA, which gives rise to MSDLYTAEGVMDKNSLWKRYVPLVRHEALRLQVRLPANVELDDLLQAGGIGLLNAVERFDSMQGTAFTTYAVQRIRGAMLDELRSRDWAPRSVRRNAREVTQTIRKLEQELGRPASEQEVAKELKINLIEYRQILLDTNNSQLFSYDEWHEIHGESCEPVIEEEHEANPLQQLLEGDLRQRVIEVIESLPEREKMVLTLYYQEELNLKEIGAVLNVGESRVSQLHSQAIKRLRARLNPEK
- a CDS encoding flagellin, with protein sequence MASVINTNYSSLLAQNNLTRSKGTLGTAIERLSSGLRINSAKDDAAGQAIANRFTANVKGLNQAARNANDGISIAQTTEGALNEINNNLQRIRELTVQSTNGTNSESDKKSIQEEVTQRLAEIDRISEQTQFNGVKVLSGEVTEMKVQVGANDGEIIKIDLKKIDKGELGLGEFRVALEQTDAQKAAVKAEEEKVKNAEKELAAASPADKATAQGKLDTAQKSLEKAQAAGQPATEKPLTKIDEALSKVDSLRSSLGAVQNRLESTVNNLNNTVNNLEAARSRIQDADYATEVSNMSRGNILQQAGTSVLAQANQVPQTVLSLLR